One window of Streptomyces sp. FIT100 genomic DNA carries:
- a CDS encoding ABC transporter permease: MKRGLVKSRLPFVVLGVFFLVLYAPIAAVVLFSFNAGKSLSAFSGFSLRWYREFFSDGALTGSVATSVQVAAVAMAGSVVLGTAMAVGASRVRGRFGAFAGFVTLIPLLTPEIVTGVASLLLFKGLGITPSLLTLILAEITFSVSYVAVILRARLAALNPEVEEAAMDLGATRWQALRLVTLPALAPVVLAAAILVFALVFDDFVLAAFTSGTDDQPLPVRIYSAMRFGIRPSINAVGTVMLAGSAVLIALALALPRLFGRRGTGLDLLSGE; encoded by the coding sequence GTGAAGAGGGGTCTCGTGAAGAGCCGGCTGCCGTTCGTCGTGCTCGGCGTGTTCTTTCTCGTGCTGTACGCGCCGATCGCGGCCGTCGTGCTCTTCTCCTTCAACGCTGGGAAGTCGCTGTCGGCCTTCTCCGGTTTCTCCCTGCGCTGGTATCGGGAGTTCTTCTCGGACGGTGCGCTGACCGGGTCGGTGGCCACCAGTGTGCAGGTCGCCGCCGTCGCGATGGCCGGCTCGGTGGTGCTCGGCACGGCGATGGCGGTCGGGGCGAGCAGGGTGCGCGGCCGGTTCGGGGCCTTCGCCGGTTTCGTGACGCTGATTCCGCTCCTCACCCCCGAGATCGTCACCGGTGTCGCGTCGCTGCTGCTGTTCAAGGGGCTCGGCATCACTCCGTCGCTGCTCACCCTGATACTCGCCGAGATCACCTTCTCCGTCTCCTACGTGGCGGTGATCCTGCGGGCCCGCCTGGCCGCTCTCAACCCCGAGGTGGAGGAGGCGGCGATGGACCTCGGCGCCACGAGGTGGCAGGCGCTGCGCCTGGTGACCCTCCCCGCGCTGGCGCCCGTCGTGCTGGCCGCCGCGATCCTGGTCTTCGCGCTGGTCTTCGACGACTTCGTGCTGGCCGCCTTCACCAGCGGGACCGATGACCAGCCCCTGCCGGTGCGCATCTACTCGGCGATGCGGTTCGGTATCCGCCCCTCCATCAACGCCGTCGGCACGGTGATGCTGGCGGGCTCCGCCGTCCTCATCGCCCTCGCCCTGGCCCTGCCCCGCCTGTTCGGCCGCCGCGGCACGGGGCTCGACCTGCTCTCGGGAGAATGA
- a CDS encoding ABC transporter permease, producing MRRHSRLWAALALPALAWLGVFFLGAILLVLALSFGTTDPLGNPVFAVDPSSYRTLMEPVYARVLVRSLLYAGAATALCAVVAYPVAYSIARYGGRFKNVLIAAVVVPFFANYLVRMYGWSALLADEGPVMRVVGWLPFGPERMVSTAAAVVGGLAYGFVVFMILPVYAALERLDPAVIEAGRDLYGSRLATFVTVTVPATRHGVYAGAVLTFLPATGDFVSAQFLGGPEQLMIGNLVQEKFFAGQDWPLGAALTVLLMAVLVLCTVGYVRQGVRREVS from the coding sequence ATGCGGCGGCACTCCCGGCTGTGGGCCGCGCTGGCCCTGCCCGCCCTCGCCTGGCTCGGCGTGTTCTTCCTGGGGGCGATCCTGCTGGTCCTCGCGCTGTCGTTCGGCACCACCGACCCGCTGGGCAACCCGGTCTTCGCCGTGGACCCTTCCAGCTACCGGACGCTCATGGAACCGGTCTACGCGCGCGTGCTGGTGCGGTCGCTGCTGTACGCGGGGGCGGCCACCGCCCTGTGCGCCGTGGTCGCCTACCCCGTCGCGTACAGCATCGCCCGGTACGGCGGCCGCTTCAAGAACGTGCTCATCGCCGCCGTCGTGGTGCCGTTCTTCGCCAATTACCTGGTGCGCATGTACGGGTGGAGCGCGCTGCTGGCCGATGAGGGCCCGGTGATGCGGGTGGTGGGCTGGCTGCCGTTCGGCCCGGAGCGGATGGTGTCCACCGCGGCCGCGGTGGTCGGCGGTCTGGCCTACGGGTTCGTCGTCTTCATGATCCTTCCGGTGTACGCCGCGCTGGAGCGGCTCGATCCCGCGGTGATCGAGGCCGGGCGCGACCTGTACGGCAGCCGGCTTGCGACGTTTGTCACCGTCACCGTGCCGGCCACTCGGCACGGTGTGTACGCGGGGGCGGTGCTGACGTTCCTGCCCGCGACCGGGGACTTCGTCAGTGCGCAGTTCCTCGGGGGCCCGGAGCAGCTCATGATCGGCAACCTCGTCCAGGAGAAGTTCTTCGCCGGGCAGGACTGGCCGCTGGGTGCGGCGCTGACGGTGCTGCTCATGGCCGTGCTGGTGCTGTGCACCGTCGGCTATGTGCGCCAGGGTGTGCGAAGAGAGGTCTCGTGA
- a CDS encoding spermidine/putrescine ABC transporter substrate-binding protein, translating to MSTVTRRALLRAGTAGSLAAAGAGCAFLPHRAPAGAGAERPVIRPEPDGDLHYFNWADYIDPALLKGFAKEYGVEVLEANFDSMEAMIAKITAGNRYDVVFPTARWVQRLAAAGELHPLPLERFTGWGHIYEEFHDPWYDPGSAHSVPYQMYMTGIGWRKDKLGELSGSWNDLWHEGAGGRTYLLDDRDEVLGAVALLLGFDLNETDPVRLERVCAKARTLRPRLRGFSSDDHTNMLNGNAWLHQMWSGDFLVAVRASGDAGRFGFQTCREGVPVNSDCFAIPRGARHPGTALLFIDYMLRPDNAVRNLRYIGYPQPHRATEGAFREISAGFPQLRISPAELAFGHQYRNLPLAQTRLRDAVWTTVKAA from the coding sequence ATGTCCACTGTGACCCGCCGGGCGCTGCTGCGCGCCGGCACCGCAGGAAGCCTCGCAGCGGCTGGCGCCGGCTGCGCCTTCCTGCCGCACCGCGCCCCAGCCGGAGCCGGTGCCGAGCGCCCGGTCATCCGCCCGGAGCCGGACGGCGACCTGCACTACTTCAACTGGGCCGACTACATCGACCCCGCCCTGCTGAAGGGCTTCGCCAAGGAGTACGGGGTGGAGGTCCTGGAGGCCAACTTCGACTCGATGGAGGCGATGATCGCCAAGATCACCGCCGGGAACCGCTACGACGTCGTCTTTCCCACCGCCCGCTGGGTGCAGCGGCTGGCCGCCGCCGGTGAGCTGCACCCGCTGCCGCTGGAGCGGTTCACCGGCTGGGGGCACATCTACGAGGAGTTCCACGATCCCTGGTACGACCCCGGGTCGGCGCACAGCGTCCCGTACCAGATGTATATGACGGGAATCGGCTGGCGTAAGGACAAGCTGGGCGAGCTGTCCGGCTCCTGGAACGACCTGTGGCACGAAGGCGCCGGGGGCCGTACCTATCTGCTCGATGACCGGGACGAGGTCCTCGGGGCGGTGGCGCTGCTGCTCGGCTTCGATCTGAACGAGACCGATCCGGTGCGCCTGGAGCGGGTCTGCGCCAAGGCGCGCACGCTGCGCCCGCGGCTGCGCGGCTTCTCCTCCGACGACCACACCAACATGCTGAACGGCAACGCGTGGCTCCATCAGATGTGGAGCGGCGATTTCCTGGTGGCGGTGCGCGCGAGCGGGGATGCGGGCCGGTTCGGGTTCCAGACCTGCCGGGAAGGTGTTCCGGTCAACTCCGACTGCTTCGCCATACCCCGCGGTGCCCGGCACCCGGGCACCGCGCTGCTGTTCATCGACTACATGCTGCGCCCGGACAACGCGGTGCGGAATCTGCGCTACATCGGCTACCCGCAGCCCCACCGGGCCACCGAGGGGGCCTTCAGGGAGATCTCCGCCGGTTTCCCGCAGCTGCGGATCAGCCCCGCGGAGCTGGCCTTCGGGCACCAGTACCGCAATCTGCCCCTGGCCCAGACGCGTCTGCGGGACGCTGTGTGGACCACCGTCAAGGCGGCGTGA
- a CDS encoding TetR/AcrR family transcriptional regulator → MSGTRQNILVAAGEVIADVGLEKVRMRMVAEHAGVSTGLLHYHFDNREKLFHAAMLHCFEHVAEADYVADPPPGAPPATWRLARYIDVQLPTSAELDRFFRLWRELLSRASHDEDSRLLTVELFRQLREWIAELIREGTATGEFTAADPDRTADLVLALTEGYAERLVIEDPAVTFEAARTDIWNVLRDRLGLKGDQPARPL, encoded by the coding sequence ATGAGCGGGACTCGGCAGAACATCCTGGTCGCAGCCGGCGAGGTCATCGCCGACGTCGGCCTGGAGAAGGTGCGGATGCGGATGGTCGCCGAACACGCGGGGGTCTCCACGGGGCTGCTGCACTACCACTTCGACAACCGGGAGAAGCTCTTCCACGCGGCGATGCTCCACTGCTTCGAGCACGTGGCAGAGGCCGACTACGTCGCCGACCCGCCGCCCGGCGCACCGCCCGCCACCTGGCGCCTCGCCCGCTACATCGACGTCCAGCTGCCCACCTCCGCGGAGCTGGACCGGTTCTTCCGACTGTGGCGGGAGCTGCTGTCGCGGGCCTCGCACGACGAGGACTCCCGGCTCCTGACCGTCGAGCTGTTCCGCCAGCTGCGGGAGTGGATCGCCGAGTTGATCCGCGAGGGCACCGCGACCGGGGAGTTCACCGCCGCCGATCCCGACCGGACCGCCGACCTGGTCCTCGCGCTCACCGAGGGCTACGCGGAGCGGCTCGTCATCGAGGACCCCGCCGTGACCTTCGAGGCCGCCCGCACCGACATCTGGAACGTGCTCCGCGACCGGCTCGGTCTCAAGGGCGACCAACCGGCCAGACCTCTCTGA
- a CDS encoding alpha-L-fucosidase: MTTQSWFAEARLGIFVHWGISSVRGVALSRSSVSGEIAYQEYMEQLGGFTAARYNADAWAELFARAGAKYAVLTARQHDGVALWDTATTELSVVRATPAGRDLIRPFARALRRRGLRVGVYFSYLDRGQRSAAAVGPARLGPPADAGARRRQVRELVGNYRPDLLWFDGAGGHGHERWRAEELPGLVPVLGPETVVIGGSGGDGVHDAPELGIPVIPSDGPWELCYPLDDAQGHTSPAGQQSVGELIHVFAETVSGGGNLLLKTSPREDGTILPGHADRLTGLGRWIRRNRDAVYATTGLPYGYFEGPSTLSQDRRTLFLFCTRAPWHLIELRGLRNAVRRVSVLSTGAEVPYHVVGGLPDWNIPRVIRIKPPASPGVLVLELDGELELHQDTWMTE; the protein is encoded by the coding sequence ATGACCACGCAGTCGTGGTTCGCCGAGGCCAGACTCGGCATCTTCGTCCACTGGGGGATCTCCTCGGTCCGGGGGGTCGCTCTGTCCCGGTCCTCGGTGTCCGGTGAGATCGCGTACCAGGAGTACATGGAGCAGTTGGGCGGGTTCACCGCCGCGCGCTACAACGCCGATGCCTGGGCGGAGTTGTTCGCCCGGGCCGGCGCCAAGTACGCGGTGCTGACGGCGAGGCAGCATGACGGGGTGGCTCTGTGGGACACCGCGACCACGGAGCTGTCGGTCGTCAGGGCCACCCCGGCGGGCAGGGATCTCATCCGCCCGTTCGCCCGGGCGCTGCGTCGGCGCGGGCTTCGCGTCGGGGTGTATTTCTCGTACCTCGACCGGGGTCAGCGCTCTGCTGCGGCGGTCGGCCCTGCCCGGCTGGGCCCGCCGGCGGATGCGGGTGCCCGCCGAAGACAGGTCCGGGAACTGGTGGGGAACTACCGCCCGGATCTGCTGTGGTTCGATGGCGCCGGGGGGCACGGCCACGAGCGGTGGAGGGCGGAGGAGTTGCCGGGCCTGGTTCCTGTCCTTGGCCCGGAGACGGTTGTCATCGGGGGTTCGGGCGGTGACGGGGTCCATGACGCACCGGAGCTGGGGATACCGGTGATCCCCTCCGACGGGCCGTGGGAGCTGTGCTATCCGCTCGATGATGCACAGGGCCACACCTCCCCTGCCGGGCAGCAGTCCGTGGGTGAGCTCATCCATGTGTTCGCGGAGACTGTCTCCGGCGGCGGGAACCTTCTACTCAAGACCAGTCCGCGGGAAGACGGAACGATCCTGCCCGGGCATGCGGACCGTCTTACGGGTCTGGGCCGGTGGATCCGCCGCAACCGCGACGCCGTCTATGCGACCACCGGACTGCCCTACGGGTACTTCGAGGGCCCGTCCACGCTGTCGCAGGACCGGCGCACCCTGTTCCTGTTCTGCACGCGCGCCCCGTGGCATCTCATCGAACTGCGGGGACTGCGCAACGCGGTCCGGCGCGTATCCGTCCTGAGCACGGGAGCGGAGGTGCCGTACCACGTGGTCGGCGGTCTGCCGGACTGGAACATCCCCCGCGTCATCCGTATCAAGCCGCCCGCCTCCCCCGGTGTCCTCGTCCTCGAACTCGACGGCGAACTCGAACTCCACCAGGACACCTGGATGACCGAGTAG
- a CDS encoding TetR/AcrR family transcriptional regulator, with product MTTHTAAAADDGAYAADTPQRRILAAAAAVLIERGFPDTRVADVAKHAGVSAGLVMYYFTSRDQLLTKARRFAEDVFYDDARRRLDALGHPGRRLAELIHLAFAPENGLPVPSSWLLWFDLWQQAIRHPQLRAEREELDRRWRDTIADIVREGQAAGYFRPVDADEFAVMLSAMSDGLAVGLTLKDTGIGHERATALCMRLCAHELGAGWLGEA from the coding sequence ATGACCACGCACACAGCCGCCGCAGCAGACGACGGCGCGTACGCGGCCGACACCCCGCAGCGGCGGATTCTGGCCGCCGCGGCCGCTGTGCTGATCGAGCGCGGGTTCCCCGACACACGGGTGGCCGACGTCGCCAAACACGCCGGGGTGAGCGCCGGCCTGGTCATGTACTACTTCACGTCCCGCGACCAACTGCTCACCAAAGCACGGCGGTTCGCCGAGGACGTCTTCTACGACGACGCCCGCCGCCGCCTCGACGCCCTCGGCCACCCCGGCCGCCGCCTGGCCGAGCTGATCCACCTGGCCTTCGCGCCCGAGAACGGACTGCCCGTGCCGAGCTCCTGGCTTCTCTGGTTCGACCTGTGGCAACAGGCCATCCGCCACCCGCAGTTGCGCGCCGAACGCGAGGAACTCGACCGCCGCTGGCGGGACACCATCGCCGACATCGTCCGCGAAGGGCAGGCCGCCGGGTACTTCCGGCCGGTCGACGCCGACGAATTCGCCGTCATGCTCTCCGCGATGTCCGACGGCCTCGCCGTCGGACTGACCCTCAAGGACACCGGCATCGGCCACGAACGAGCCACGGCACTGTGCATGCGACTGTGCGCGCACGAACTGGGCGCCGGCTGGCTCGGCGAAGCCTGA